GGCAGAAATAGTAAGAGAAGGATATACGGAAGACATTCGAATCGACGAAGTAGAGGAGAATATAGCTGAATACGAAACAGATGAAGATCCCGTCAATCGAGATTCCTATTATCGCGGGTGGTTAAACGCAATCGTTGAAGTTTTAGAATTAATATAACAAAAAAAAGTAAACCCGAAGAATCGCTTGTCAAGGGTTTTGAAAAAGGGGGAAAAATGGCAGAATTGAAGCAGATGGAAAAATTACAAGATTTAATTAGGCCGTTAACATCAGAGGAACTCGATGATCTTAGAAGAAGCATCGAAATGTTTGGATTAAAAAACCCCATTTTGGTTTGGGAAGAAAAAAATGAGATTATCGATGGCTGGCATCGATACCAAATTATGGAAGAGAGGGGGGAACACTGTCCAATAGCTACGGCAAACATTGAAAATGAAGCAGACGCGATAAAACTTGGATTAGCACTTAATCTTGCACGCCGACAACTGTCGGTAGAAGACAAAAAACAACTGGAGAAGAAAAACCCAGAAATTGTAAAAGCATTAAGAGATATCGGATTTACTCAGAAAGAAACAGGAAAAACTATTGGATTAAGCCAACCCAGAGTTTCGCAAATAGAAAAAGAGGGGCAGATAGAATCTAAAAACGAACAAGAAAAAAAAGAAATGTCAACCAACACGAATACTCCGGAAATAGCAGTAGCAACCGAAGATAACAGCGAAAAGACTGACTCCACTAATAATAGTGGTCAAAAACCGGCAGATCTGCGAACAAAGTTAAGCC
The genomic region above belongs to bacterium and contains:
- a CDS encoding ParB N-terminal domain-containing protein; translation: MAELKQMEKLQDLIRPLTSEELDDLRRSIEMFGLKNPILVWEEKNEIIDGWHRYQIMEERGEHCPIATANIENEADAIKLGLALNLARRQLSVEDKKQLEKKNPEIVKALRDIGFTQKETGKTIGLSQPRVSQIEKEGQIESKNEQEKKEMSTNTNTPEIAVATEDNSEKTDSTNNSGQKPADLRTKLSPEQKAEIREALKRGEDQQELADEYNVSKQTISKIKVTQKLQSPDEKLKTKVEMFINKQLKIGTIHGEKEKIIDAVINALSEFKAA